TGTAGTCAGATCCTTGGACGGGTAAATGTGGGTCATTTCTTCTTCAGGTGTTAGAGGGGGAAACTAAGCCATGCTTTGTGAACTACCGACAAAACTAGGGCAAAAAGCTTTGGAACCTGAATCTGATATTATCAACACAGATATAGGATACAACACTCCTCTCTCGCCAGTGTTTGCATATTGAACTGTACAAAGACTCCCCCTCTCTAGCAATCTGTACAAGGTTCTGATAGGGatttgatatgttcatcaaagaAGTCATGGCTTTTAAACCCTTCCTCCAACCCCACCCCTGAGGTGCAAACCAGCCAATCCAGTATGCTCTTGGGGCCTTGGCTCCGCCTCCGGGGATACGGACCTTAGGGAAAAGGGGCCAATGatgtgacaggacaggacaccagAGTTTCTGTTAGGCCAGCTAACACTACAGTCCACCAACCAACCAGTTTTCGGAAGCGTCACGGACATGTTAGATAGAATGTCTGTAAATTTCAGTGCAAGACATAATGGCTACTTATATAATTAttatagtttttttcccctccccATTATGGTAATCCAATACTGGATACAGCAGTAAAGGGACGTTTCTAAACAGAACCAGTCATGTGAGTGAGCGTTCTGTAGTCATCTCTGTAGGCCAGAATGGACCGGACTGAGTTCAGAAGGgctgtgctcctctctctctctctctctctctctctctcttgctgtctgtGGGTTTGGTAACGCTGTGGTAACGTTAGGAGCCGGATAGGGGAAAGGACCCCTGAAAAAGAGAGACATCCCCCTCTCCAAACAAGGTTTCTCCTcaggtcagaggttagaggtcagaggtgagGCACACTCAGTGCCTATAGGTGAGGTTTTAGAGGCTGAAGGGAGAAAAGGGACGCCCTcttatgtgtgtgtctgtttacgCCTGGACTGAGGGAAGGACCCAATGAGATGTGTGACAGAAAGAGGAAAAACAGAGCTacccctcctttccctctctaTGTCCCTTTTCTCCCCCCTCACCGCTCCTTAGCTCCCCCCAGGGTCGGAGCTGTGCCTCTGTGGTGTCTGTGAGTCCAGGGGCGTCTGTGGCTCAGGCAGAGAGAGCCTTCGCTGGGTGTCAGGGTCCAGGCCATTCGCCCCTCCCACTGACCCCAACCCCGAACCTGCCCGCatccctgaccccaaccctgaaccTGCCCGCATCCCCGACCCCAACCCTGAACCTGCCCGCATCCCCGACCCCAACCCTGAACCTGCCCGCatccctgaccccaaccctgaaccTGCCCGTatccctgaccccaaccctgaaccTGCCCGCatccctgaccccaaccctgaaccTGCCCGCatccctgaccccaaccctgaaccTGCCCGCATCCCTGACCCAAACCCTGCCACTGACCCAGCCCCTAGTTCTAGCTCCAGGCTGCCCAGGTCCAGGTCCAGGTCCAGGTCCAGGTCCAGGATTAAGCTGCCCAGCCCAGTGGTGTCTCGGTGTGTCTCGGTGGGGCTGACCAGAGGCGAGTCCTGGGGGTGCAGCTGATCAGGGCCGCGGAGAGAGTCACACGACTTGCCGGGGAACTCCTCAAAGTCCTGGGGGTGTGAGATCTGGAGGAGATGCAGACGAGGAGGGATTCAGAGAAGacccttttgtgtgtgtgtgtgtgtgtgtgtgtgtgtgtgtgtgtgtgtgtgtgtgtgtgtgtgtgtgtgtgtgtgtgtgtgtgtgtgtgtgtgtgtgtgtgtgtgtgtgtgtggacacaaCTGAATGTGAGGGGCATGTGTATGAGTGCATGTGTGTACGCATGTATACAGGTGTCTACCGGTGTATCTGCATGTACGTGTTTATCTCCTGTATGTGTGTAGTACCTGTGAGAGGGAAGCCAGTGTCTCAGACTGCACCAGCctctctccaggaccagggccaGGGTAGGGTGAGGCCTGAGAGGGAGACAACACAGTGCTGTAGGCTGGGGGCACCAGGGCCATCTGACGCTGTAGTAGTTGCATGATTGCCCCGATGTCTGTCGACATCCTCGTTTCCAGCCTGAAGAGAgaaacacacggacacacacacacacacacacacacacgcatacacacgtcAGAAATGCTGACACCTACCCTGGAGCATCCCCCAAGAAGCATTACTGGCCAATTATGTTACAGTAACTCTCCCAAAACAGACACAAAAGCAGGCATAGCCTCAGCCTTCTAGATAATGGAGGTCTTTGAACTCAATGAGACTTGACAATGGGCACTGACTGGATAAGACCATAGGGGCTAATATAACTGTTATTCCACTGTggaggtgagaagaggagaggagagaagaagagagaagaggagagaagaagaggagacgagaggacgagaggagaggagcgaaAAAGAGGAGacgagaagaggagaggagaggaaggaagaggtcTGTCAGAATCAGACTGATAAATATGAATGATGAGGTAGGGTTACAGAGAGAGGTGTCAGCTGAGTGCGAACACCAGGCCTGGGTACTTCCATTACTCTGACAAGGGACAGACTTGTATCAGACACTGTGGTACAAGACATAATGGAAGGAGCTACAGTGGAGTAGCAGACTAGCAGCTGTGCACTATATTCCCATTTGTACATCTTTTACACACTCATTCTAACCATTTTCTCAGAGGGCTATAGCTAACTCTGCCCCTGTACCTGTCTCTGACCTGTCCCTGCTCCGgtccctgtctgtgtccctgcACTTTCCCTGTCCCTGtcactgtctctgtccctgtctgtctctgaccccatctgtctctgtccctgtatgtctgtctctgtccctgtatgtgtctgtccctgtccttgtatgtctctgtccctgtccttgtatgtctctgtctctgtatgtctctgtcgctatccctgtctgtctctgtctctgtgtgtatctgtccttgtatgtctctgtccccatatgtctctgtccctgtatgtctgtccctgtctatctgtccttgtcactgtatgtctctgtccttgtccctgtatgtctctgtccttgtccctgtatgtctctgtccttgtccctgtatgtctctgtccttctatgtctctgtccctctatgtctctgtccctgtatgtctctgCCCCTGTATGTCTCTGCCCCTGTATGTCTCTGTACCTGTTGAGTTGCTTCTGCAGCAGGTCCAGTCTGTTCTCCAGCTCGGTGCGCTGCCTGCGGCCAATGCTGTTGAGGGGCGTGTTAAGAGGGGGAGGGTAGGGCAGGCTGCAGCGCGGCAGCTCCTGGTACTCACGACTGCCCCGACTCTCACCCCAGAAACTGAAGATGTTGGACACCCCTGAAAATGCTCCTGGTtgtgaagagaggggagaggaagaaaggGGTAAAGAACAGGGTATACTCTACTGTTTTACATTGATGTGCCCTAGGGTATGTCTGCTATGGAAGTTAATGAGGTGTGTGTATCGTTTGTTTCCACATCgatgcccagacccacctgtgaGTGCATTGCAGGTGTTGCCCCCCTTTGGGTCTCCCTCCCCCTCGGGAGTGTCGCTGAAGTTCAGGGTGGTGGCCTGAGCCGGGGACATCTCATGCAGAGCCGATGGAGGGGCAGGGCATGTGACCACAGACTCCTCCCCTTCGTCGCCACTGGAGTGGGAGGACACTGAGCTCAGAGGCCCCTCCCCCTGGTTACTGGCCGCCTCCTTCCGTCTCTGCCGTAGTGGTTTATTGGCTCTCTCCTTTTTAATCTCTCCTGCATCTGCATCATCTGAGAGGACAAGTTGAGTTGCTGATGATAACGACTTTACTGGTGGAAGAATGTACTTATTATAACTGTGAAATGTGGTTGTCTCATCTAGCTATGAGTACGTGAATGCActtattgtaagtcgctctggataagagcatcagcTAAATGACTAAATTGTAAATGTAAGAAACGAGGACAGATGATGACACACTGCATGGAATTGGAAAACTTTATTTGTGATGAACAACTGAGTGTGCATGGGAGTCATCATTGAGTATTATTTTCTTCTGGGCACCACAGAGAAAAGAATACGTTTTGCTCTCATGAACAGAGACGACGGAGTGAAGGGGAATGTGGTGGTTACCCTTCTCTGTCCGGCGCCGGAATGATAGTTTGCGTCTGCGCAGTTTGTTGAATCCTATACAGTCTGAGTTGTCACTTTCTGGAGAGCCAGGAATCATATTGGTCTGTAGGGATTAACAAAGAAAACGTCTCGAAAAATCACAAAGTGATGTTCGAGGGCTTATATAGGTCTTCCATAGGGATGCACAATGGAAATAATTCAccaattcattcattcattcattcacccATTTGCATTCATACATGAATATTTGAATGTACATTTTTATGGTCTTGACCTGTCTTGAGGAAGTTAAGGTCACTCACATCCCGGAGGTTAAAGGTTATCTCCAGGTTCATCCAGAAGTGGTCGGAGAACTCGGGGTACATGTTTAACACCTCCAGGACGTCCTCTCTGTGGATCTTATGGAGGTCACAGTAGGTCAGAGCTCTCACATCGGCGTTAGACTTCCCAGCTCGCCCGTAAAGGTTGATGGGCTCGCCAAATATGTCGTTCTTCCCTGTGAGTGAAGAGAGGACACTTTTACATGCATCGAAAAATGCTAATGTTTTACAGTGCTATGTTATTACTGGTAAGTTACATGGCAAATGTACAATAACTCCAAATGGTACATAGCAGTGCTTGTTCAATGAAATAGCATTTCACCCTTCTCGGCTGCCCAGAGTTTGAAGCTGTATGAGGTATAAATTGGGTCATATTTTTGCCCAGTAGATGGCAGTGTTGGCCTATATATTATTTATGCTGGGGAGAATTGCCTTTGAAAGTCTGTATATCTTATTTGCCCATCTCTGACCATCTATGAGTTTCCCTAGCACATCATATCTGAATATACCAAATTCACTTTGTTCTTCAATTCATTTCCCCTTTGGCTTGGTACATGCTACTCTAGCAACAGTAGACCCTATAGAGTGACAGTAGAGCCTATAGTCTCATTTGGTAGCCTATACATGCTAGACTAGCCGTAGAACCTGGACTATCTGGGTTGATACATGCTACAGTAATAGTAGctcctatcatctatcatcctcaCCCAAGATGGCCACCACCACGTCGCCTCGGAGGATCTCGATGGAGCCGCGCGAGATGAAGTAGATGGCGGTGAGCACGTCGCCGGCGTGCACCAGGGTGTCGCCGGGCGGGGCGTGGGTGGTCTTGAACTTCATGGCAAGGGCTCGCAGGCAGCCCTTAGTGGAGCCCTTGAAGGCTTTGCAGTTCTCCAGGAGGGTACGGTTGAGGTGGAGGCAGATGTCAGCCTGGAGACACTCTGGGAACCCCTTCAACACCTGGTAGTGGGGGAGAGAGGGCGGGaggtgggagggggagagagagagagggatagtgagAGCGATAGAGTGTTACTGTCTAGTGAGTCTATGACAAGCAGTGTAGATGTCACTGCTGTCTTTGAACAACAAACATTAAACAAATTCTGTGAAAAAGTAAATTTTCTGATATGTAGCGGCAAATCACATGTTTAcccaaaacaattacaatatttCATCAGCAATCTGCCTTAGTAATACTTTCACTTGTAAGGCTGCAGCTTTACCTATGTAGTTAAAACAATTACTACAAATCTTTTTAATGATTTTCTCCTCTAGCAAGGGGCTTCCCCCAATTCCCCCAATTTTTCAGAGAAAAGAGTAGGAGTTTTTCTATGTCCGACTCTGGGACAAAGCTGTCAGACCAGACCAACGTctcaaacaccccccccccccatcttgaTCTGACACCGCTCTCATTGAAGCCAAGGAAATTCAAGGCCGACCCCGGTACCACAGCcattgttagcagaaaacaggatccccatTACAGTCAATGGAAAAATGCAGATTTTCGTGGTCAATCTTCGTGTAAAAAAAGTAATAATCAAATtcaatcatggtaccaataattgcttctaatacaccagatgtatgtaCTTGAACTGATTATTTTAAAATCGCACACAGAACAAAGTAATGAGgataatttagttgctaatggcagcctgcagtacccagGTCAGCATTCAACTTGAGTTATttaatgagagggggcagcactgaatTAGCCTGCAacatcacttcctggagtagctgaAACTGTGCATATTGTCTCCATGAGACGCCATCTTAACCAACTTCATTTGTCTTCAATGCGCTATTGAGTCTttacataggaatgaatggtgtcacgtgatccatggctttgtccattcatatatacagtcattggtcCATCTCTACCCAGCCCAGACAGACAAACTGTTACGGACATGGCAGCCACATTTCCTCATCATTAAAAGACAGAGTATACGACTGACCTTCAGTCAGAGAGACATGAGGCCGGGGCTACATCCCAACAACCACTATAATCACCACAACAAGCATTTTACTTATCCAACACAGTTCAATGGACTCTCAACCTAACATGATGAGGAAGTTGAGCTAACAAGCGACACGGCTTGTTTGTTTCCTCTCTATGTCTCTTTTACATGTAATAATTTACATTAAACACAggagttaaaggggcaatctgctgtTACTTAATCCATTTTTGTACTGAAATGTACTATTGATTCTTGAACAATGCAGTGCATTCGGGAATGTATTCAGAAagaaatcagaaagggggcaaatacacacacacacacacacacacacacacacacacacacacacacacacacacacacacaggtgtgtataaagtgcattcggaaagtattcagaccccttgactttttccacattttgttacgttacagccttattctaaaatggatgaaatcgtttttttcactcatcaatctacgcataataccccacaatgacaaagcaaaaaaagttttttaaacaaaaacaaacactatatagcccaaaaaaaggttaaaatatcatggatggtctgtccttgcatccatagctgtcTATGAATTTCTCCAGCACTATTGTTTCAACTGTTGATTGCCGCTTTAAGACGGAATATTGGAATTTCGTATTAGGAATTTTGTTCCTAAATTGCATAAAAAATGCACTTCCGTaatgtatttacattttagtaatttagcagacatgaTGTAATAAGTCAATGGTTACATCATTATTGCGTTTGGTACTTAAAGCATGTTGGAGAGAGTGTAGGCTCAGtcctagggagagagaggagttgatTGGAGGATATATGTACTGACAACCCTAATCAACACAAATCAACTACAGCTTTCAGGCCAGACCTCTCTTAGGTCAATGAGTCTTTAAAAGACTGTGCAGAAAAtataccgtgtgtgtgtatatgaatcATAGCATTCATGTACAGTATGTCAGGAATGGCAACCTTGCCATTAAAGTCAAGTTTTAAAGTTCATTTCCtgcattttgccatggggagGCGAGAACATTTAGCAATTTTATAATTAATTCCATGCAATTCttctcattttgccatggggcggagagaaaaatgtgcagttttacagcaaatttcctgcaattctacacattttgccatagggtggaggcaAATGTTTGCAGCTTTTAATATGATAACAGATGATCAATGGCCCCCACCCCGGTCGGTAATTGGACCATGcatactacaagtttagatagctggccgctagactaacttaccaatatGAAACATTTTAGCTGACATGGACTAATTGactgactgctgatgcacaaccacatttcaagTTGAGACTGTGACTGAGTTCCTATAAAGATACCCATCCCTGATGTATGTGTTTACGTCTATGCACTGTGTTGATGTCAATGTGCTGTGTGTATCTTTATGTGtatgttctgtgtgtgtctgtcttgtgtgagtgtgagtgtgtgtgtgtgtgtgtgtgtgtgtgtgtgtatcactcaCAGCATTCATGTCGATGCCGTTAGTGTAGGACCAGGCGTGTTGGAAGTACTCCTCCAGCCGCTGCCTCAGTGGGTTGGGGATCTGATGGAACCGGATGAACTCTCGGACCCGCAGCATCTGGGTGTGGTACCTCGCTGTACCCGAGTACAACCTCTGGATGATGGCCGACACGTTCCCAAAGATGCTGGCGTACATCAGAGCTGTAGggttgagaggagagaagagagttaGGATTTTGTGAATAGAATACTACTGCTGTCTACTACACCTTGGGCACTGTGAGTTGAGAAACGATCAACGTTATGGtatctcaggtgtgtgtgtgtgtatttatgtgtgcatgcatgtgtgtgactGTATGTGCCATGGCCATTCAtgcctagggctgtggcggtgattgtcaagcaaataactgtcggtctcacgctaattgactgttaattaacataaacacatttagcatctcctggcttccacacaagcTACtaatgcagacctttggaacatctacattttaaaaagtctaataaatccatgtcatatagcctacaccttcacaataaattcattatttattttagacaggtctaaagaaacaatatatgaagaaaatgtagtctatttcagaacagaatagcatactctgagttgtccttatgttaggtcctgatctggctatgccaaatggctgtgggctacacaaGATTGGCtgagaattccgtggcattattttatagtatgaaaaatacaattgaacaaagctgaataaaatctTCTCTAAACGATTTGAGGAAGTGCGcgcatgcggctattctgtgttgagcggttaacaaataaatatatattcttatatgcttaatttagaattgttctacaaatgttgggctatactgtatgtttagatttttaacaCATTGTAAgcctgcatgatgcgactctaatgatgatttgaaaaaagtcgcttgaaaggcatgagctctgctttgtttttttatgcaggctgtacacactacatcagtcactcattcacaatttgagaagcacttgataatgcctagaatttcactgtggcatcccctttgtgtggttGTAACGCACCCTAAAAAAAATCCATTCATTTTGtagccagtggccgttgtgcccttctcctTGAGTGCTGCACgctccatcacgtgatcgggtctttctcacaggctacaagtgaagagaGACACATCGGGGACACAACTGTgcgtgtccttatccaattccaaggtgaatattgaagatattggaagaactgtccacattttcTTTTCgacagccaacaagatgagtaggcttaATGAACAgtaaaagcactagcctatgtcaatatACTATCCCCTATAGTACAAAAGTCGaatctgtgcgagaaataaacattccaaacatagtctgggacagttgtgggatgcaatagatcccaaatgaatacaacaactagcataaaaaaaaactttttacGCAAtctggctgacgcaacagatcagaacgtttagcctaaaatgttgataaactattaggctatttcttcacattataagcacagcaatgcgcacatggtagtaggctattaAGCgagaatgttccattagcggaaaacaccattatcaaaagtgaccacaaatgcaattatgcatgtaatgcttttattataaaggtacaTTTTTATGGTAACAAAAGTATCTTCCGctaacttgaaactcacacgttGCTTATGTATGgtagttaggctctacaccccttgtaaagcggattaatgtgcttaatttgaagaagttatttggccactagttgtgatacaaaccctattaaaacatataggcctatgggcaaggctacatgaggtgtgcgactatgatttgaaaaagccatcattcacaagtgataagatataattcacaagtgataggctaatattgtaaCCCATCAGACTATTCCTGATGTAATCTCGTctttacatatacagtgcattcgtaaaggattcagaccccttgactttatccacattttgttacgttactgccttattctaaaatggattaaatagtttcttgttcatcattaatctacacacaataccccataatgacaaagcaaaaacatttttttttttgccaagagtgtgcaaagctgtcatcaaggcaaagggtggttacatatgtgttacttcatagttttgatgccttcgcTATTATTCaaaaaatagtataaataaagaaagaccctgaaatgagaaggtgtgtccaaacctttgactggtactgtatatggatgGCTGTAACATCAAGGTGTGAGTGATGAACAATCATCTCCATATGTGTGTTAATTCTGTAGAGATCTGTAAAGAAATCTGGTCATTATCGTTATAGCTTTCTTCCTGCTCCACATGATGTGTGTCTGCAGGCAAACACGATGAGGGAAATTGTTTCACGGAGAGGAAGATATTTTGATAAGTGTATTTATATTAAAAAGATATTAGCTGATGTCTTACTAGGGAATATTTAGCGAATATATTAACACATGAAATGATAAATGGCTTGATTAAATCCAGTTTCATTAGAAAAAAGTACTTAATTGCATATTTTACAAGAAAACATTTTGACCTTGTGTTAACACTGTCAGACTTGCGACTGCATAGTAATCATCATCATCCACTTAATATTGTAACGTGACAGAATCATCTCTGCACTCCCAACGCTGCAGAACTGAGCCGgatttgcttggtgaggtagaaaTGTCAAACAGTCCTTCTTTATAGGCTACATCCACATGATCATTTTTTAGACATAAAACCGTCATCTCGACCCTAACACTAAACCTGTTTTTATCAAAGTGTTAGCAGCTACCAAGATAGAAAACACTGCAACAAAACAAGGAACAATTACATTTGAGCAGAGGCGGAGCCACCACATTACTAACCAATCAAATCaaagtaaccccccccccccgtacttACATCCGATAAGCATGACGCAGATGGAGAAGATCTTCTCGGAGTTGGTGTTGGGGGAGACGTTGCCAAAGCCCACGCTGGTCAGACTGGAGAAGGTGAAGTAGAGTGCCGTCACGTACTTGTCCTTTATGGAAGGGCCCGAGCCCTGCACCGTCTCATTGTAGTGTTTCCCCAAAGACTCGCCCAGCGTGTGGAGCCAGCCAATGCTGCCGTTGCGCTCCACGCTGCCGATGGCGTACCAGATGCACGCCAGCCAGTGGGCGATAAGGGCGAATGTACACATGAGCAGGAAGAGGACGGCGGCGCCATACTCCGAGTAGCGGTCCAGCTTCCTCGCCACGCGCACCAGCCGCAAGAGGCGGGCTGTCTTCAGCAGGCCTATCAGAGTAGTCGTCTGGCAGGAGAGGAGAAATGGTTTGTTTAGTGTCCAATCTTACCTTGTCAGGGCCCGTgttgcaggcttttgctccagccaaGCTTTAATACAGCTGATTCATCTCATCTATGTCTTGATTGAAGACTTATTAGTTGACtggttgaatcaggtgtgtgaCTGCTTGACTGGAACAAAAGTCAAAAGTCTGTGCCTTCTGCAGATAAGGTTGGCCACCCCTGATTTAGGAAGTCAGTTCAAAGTTTTGAAGCTTTATTGCCCATTTAGGATAAACAACCTTACTGAAATGTACAGAATGTGCAAATCATCCTCTGCCCCAGACTTGTAACCAATCCCAATCCCTCAGCAGCAGTTAAATCCTCTCTATTATATACTGTGCTGTTAGTGGGTTCAGTTCAGTTCCCACCAATTATACTTGTCTTAAGGAGCCCCCACCGCGTCAATACACCAAATAAATAAGGACTTGATTACTTCCCTACGCGGCAGAAAGCCTAGTTTCTCACTTTGCAAGACATTTTAGTCCTCTTCTGGGGAAAATGTCCACTTCCTTGGCTCACTGGCCACTTCAGGTTCAATTAATTAAACATTGGCAAGAAGGTTGAAAGTACAACCTTCCACAGTTGTTTTTCTGCTCCACAGCCTTTGAGGACATATCCCTTACTTTTAGTTAATTGGAGGTCCATAAATGATGGAGTTCTCAAAGGGAGATTTGACTTTGGAGGTCCCAAAAGCTCATTGCAAATAGTTTTCATTGGTCCTTATTGATTTTCTATAGACCACTATACAGGATCTAACCACCCTTCAATACGGAATCAAACCTTTCAATTCAAGACTCAACCACAGTTCTTTAGGCATCGAGTCAGAAGTACAATGTAGGCCTTAAGTAGGCCATCATAACATCTGACAATCCTCATAACCCAAGATGCATTCCAACACACAGTAGTCCTCACAAAACTCCTTTACCCACAATgcccttcccctcctcccactTCCTTACCTCCTCTCCGCTGCGGTAGATGAGCAGGTCGAAGGGAATGGCTGCCACCATGTCGATGAGGAACCAGCCCTTGAAGTAATGGACCGCTATCCTCAGCGGAGCGCTGACCACCTCGTCGTTAGTATTGACGTACGTTGTCCTGAAGTTAATGACGATGTCCACGATGAACATGATGTCCACGATTAGGTCGACCACGTTGAGCGGCGAGCACGAGTAGCCACAGTTCACCATAGCCACCTCCTCGTGGTCGTTGAGGAGGAAGGCGGCGGAGTACGGGGTCAAGATAGCCGTGTAGATGACTAGCAGCAGGATGAGCCAGTCCCACACCGCCTtgaaggggctgtagtggaggacAGTCCACTTGTGGATGCGAGGGGCCTGGAGCTTGTACTCTGGCAGGACGTCAGCACCCAGCGACAGCacctggtgggagagagagggggaggggtaagACTTTATGATCAAGAAGTTGGGTCAATATGCTGGAAAGAAAGGGGGGGAAAGaaggaaaatttaaaaaaagaaagaaagaaggaaagaaaagaaagaaagaaagaagtggGCAGGGAAGGACAATATGAATGTTTCCCCAAAACCTCACAATATCGCCTCATAACGCATCTGTGACCCTGTATAAGGTAGCATAGAATAGACAGGAGTTCCTTGGACCGCATGTGCTTTATTCTTTTGGAGGGGAAACAACAACGTTTCACAATTAGAGCAATGTTCAGAGTCCAGTGAGGCTGAAGGAAGCTGTTGTGATAGGAAGGACTCTCCTAAAGTAATCCCTGAAGCAGAGCGGAACAAACAAACGCTCAAACCCGCATGCACGCACATGAACACTCACGCACATGAACACTCACGCACATGAACACCCACGCACATGAACACCCACGCACATGAACAATCACGCACATGAACACTCACGCACATGAACACTCACGCACATGAACACTCACGCACATGAACAATCACGCACATGAACACTCACGCACATGAACAATCACGCACATGAACACTCACGCACATGAACACTCACGCACATGAACACTCACGCACATGAACACTCACGCACATGAACACTCACGCACATGAACAATCACGCACATGAACACTCACGCACATGAACACTCACGCACATGAACACTCACGCACATGAACAATCACGCACATGAACAATCACGCACATGAACACTCACGCACATGAACACTCACACACAtgaacactcacacacatgcacattaaCAGTCAAATTCATAGCCAGAGCATGCAGTTCCAGTGGATTGGATTTGTTTCAGTAATCTAttccaactccagtcagcagcaATGAAAAATGAAACTAA
The window above is part of the Salvelinus namaycush isolate Seneca chromosome 7, SaNama_1.0, whole genome shotgun sequence genome. Proteins encoded here:
- the kcnh2b gene encoding potassium voltage-gated channel subfamily H member 2, with product MPVRRGHVAPQNTFLDTIIRKFDSQSRKFIIANARVENCAIIFCNDGFCAMCGYSRAEIMQKPCTCNFLYGPHTKRLAIAQLAQALLGSEERKVEINLYRKDGVCFLCLVDVVPVKNEDGLVIMFILNFQVISDDKQPNQDLNHKLPPWLPTGQRRGFKLRLPSLRSLSNSKASLDDPETGRLPAPGYPNHESLALGELLSLPTLPPGHKSSSSTGSSSRPVLLWPEDQRGLLGSEPPPSAAPSLPPGQSPSRIALQTLNPNVSLSNCSLSHSRSRESFHSMRRASSVDDIEAMRPASDRKYSTAHPIHSSTGAVNNKSNILNSTSDSDLMRYRTISKIPQITLNFVDFKADPLITLPPGDMDIIAPCKLIDRTHHVTDKVTQVLSLGADVLPEYKLQAPRIHKWTVLHYSPFKAVWDWLILLLVIYTAILTPYSAAFLLNDHEEVAMVNCGYSCSPLNVVDLIVDIMFIVDIVINFRTTYVNTNDEVVSAPLRIAVHYFKGWFLIDMVAAIPFDLLIYRSGEEVRKETTTLIGLLKTARLLRLVRVARKLDRYSEYGAAVLFLLMCTFALIAHWLACIWYAIGSVERNGSIGWLHTLGESLGKHYNETVQGSGPSIKDKYVTALYFTFSSLTSVGFGNVSPNTNSEKIFSICVMLIGSLMYASIFGNVSAIIQRLYSGTARYHTQMLRVREFIRFHQIPNPLRQRLEEYFQHAWSYTNGIDMNAVLKGFPECLQADICLHLNRTLLENCKAFKGSTKGCLRALAMKFKTTHAPPGDTLVHAGDVLTAIYFISRGSIEILRGDVVVAILGKNDIFGEPINLYGRAGKSNADVRALTYCDLHKIHREDVLEVLNMYPEFSDHFWMNLEITFNLRDTNMIPGSPESDNSDCIGFNKLRRRKLSFRRRTEKDDADAGEIKKERANKPLRQRRKEAASNQGEGPLSSVSSHSSGDEGEESVVTCPAPPSALHEIDTPEGEGDPKGGNTCNALTGAFSGVSNIFSFWGESRGSREYQELPRCSLPYPPPLNTPLNSIGRRQRTELENRLDLLQKQLNRLETRMSTDIGAIMQLLQRQMALVPPAYSTVLSPSQASPYPGPGPGERLVQSETLASLSQISHPQDFEEFPGKSCDSLRGPDQLHPQDSPLVSPTETHRDTTGLGSLILDLDLDLDLDLGSLELELGAGSVAGFGSGMRAGSGLGSGMRAGSGLGSGMRAGSGLGSGIRAGSGLGSGMRAGSGLGSGMRAGSGLGSGMRAGSGLGSGMRAGSGLGSVGGANGLDPDTQRRLSLPEPQTPLDSQTPQRHSSDPGGS